From the genome of Paenibacillus sp. JQZ6Y-1, one region includes:
- the walK gene encoding cell wall metabolism sensor histidine kinase WalK, with amino-acid sequence MKRRLRLLPGFSRTIQARLIIIYVLLILISMQLIGVYFVSAMKNSLTSNFTQDLQQRAQLLSVLIENKWSGSGDTFSNSVDDLKQIVDNLYNMSGTEIQEIQVLDASGRILTSSLDTTSGVEARRNTQTVVSRALQGINNNEEYIIDDTGERKRVVAEPIISGNRTVGAVYIVASMADLYDTMKRINGIFLYGILIALVMTAILGVILAHTITQPIKEMTRRAKQVAEGEFDHHMTVYSNDEIGQLSEAFNYMTGRLRDALAQNEEEKERLASILKNMSDGVIATDEHGCVILVNRVAGAMLSASEQDMTGKELVKLLPLSENERGKLQAGTLRQVMLTLSEPDESSSIVRVTFSTVHRRKDSVAGVIAVLQDVTEQEKLEGARREFVANVSHELRTPLTTIKSYTEALEDGALDERALAERFIGVIQNETQRMIRLVSDLLHLSRLDSSEATLRKQRTSVLELLEDTSDRFFVQMKQKHIGCDIDIQPNVGSVWIDRDQIDQVLDNLVSNALKYTMDGGSITLGAYSTKDDMLAIFIQDTGIGIPQQDLARIFERFYRVDKARSRNMGGTGLGLSIAQEIVRVHNGSIALDSELGQGTTVTVLLPLHEEGEVEE; translated from the coding sequence GTGAAGCGCAGATTGCGGCTGCTGCCGGGCTTCAGCCGCACCATTCAGGCGCGGCTGATTATTATCTACGTACTGCTCATCCTGATCTCGATGCAATTGATTGGGGTGTATTTTGTCAGTGCGATGAAGAACTCGCTGACGAGCAATTTTACTCAAGATTTGCAGCAGCGGGCACAACTGCTGTCAGTACTGATCGAGAACAAATGGTCTGGCAGCGGCGATACCTTTTCCAATTCAGTCGATGATCTCAAGCAGATCGTCGACAATTTATACAATATGAGCGGCACCGAGATTCAGGAAATTCAGGTGCTGGATGCAAGTGGACGGATTCTTACATCTTCACTGGATACGACATCCGGTGTAGAAGCGCGTCGAAATACACAGACTGTGGTCAGCCGCGCGTTACAAGGGATTAACAATAACGAGGAATATATTATCGATGATACCGGCGAACGCAAGCGAGTCGTCGCCGAGCCGATCATTAGTGGCAATCGCACGGTTGGGGCGGTGTATATCGTTGCGTCGATGGCGGATTTGTACGATACGATGAAGCGGATCAACGGCATTTTCCTGTACGGCATCTTAATCGCGCTGGTGATGACGGCGATTCTAGGTGTCATTCTGGCGCATACGATTACGCAGCCGATTAAGGAAATGACTCGCCGAGCGAAGCAGGTAGCAGAAGGCGAATTTGACCATCATATGACGGTGTACAGCAATGATGAGATCGGTCAATTGAGCGAAGCATTTAATTATATGACCGGACGTTTGCGCGATGCGCTGGCACAGAATGAAGAGGAAAAAGAACGCCTTGCCTCCATTTTGAAAAATATGAGTGACGGTGTGATCGCCACTGACGAGCATGGCTGCGTTATTCTCGTAAACCGCGTCGCAGGTGCAATGCTGTCTGCCAGCGAGCAGGATATGACGGGCAAGGAATTGGTGAAATTGCTGCCACTATCCGAAAATGAACGCGGTAAATTGCAAGCTGGTACACTACGTCAGGTGATGCTCACGCTGAGCGAGCCAGATGAAAGCAGTTCGATTGTACGTGTAACGTTTAGCACGGTACACCGCCGCAAAGACAGCGTTGCAGGTGTTATCGCTGTGTTGCAGGATGTGACTGAGCAGGAGAAGCTGGAAGGTGCACGACGCGAGTTTGTTGCGAATGTCTCGCATGAGCTACGTACGCCGCTAACGACCATTAAAAGCTATACCGAAGCATTGGAGGACGGTGCGCTGGATGAACGCGCACTTGCCGAACGTTTTATCGGTGTCATTCAAAATGAAACCCAGCGCATGATTCGACTGGTCAGCGATCTGCTGCATCTGTCGCGTCTTGATTCCAGCGAAGCGACTTTGCGCAAGCAGCGTACGAGTGTGCTGGAGTTGCTAGAGGATACATCTGACCGTTTCTTTGTTCAAATGAAGCAAAAGCATATCGGATGTGACATCGACATTCAGCCGAATGTAGGCAGTGTCTGGATTGACCGCGATCAGATTGATCAGGTGCTAGATAATCTCGTATCCAATGCGCTGAAATATACGATGGATGGCGGAAGCATTACGTTGGGCGCATACAGTACAAAGGACGATATGCTGGCAATTTTCATTCAGGATACCGGAATTGGGATTCCGCAGCAGGATCTGGCGCGCATCTTTGAACGCTTTTATCGGGTCGACAAAGCACGTTCGCGTAATATGGGCGGAACGGGACTCGGTCTGTCTATTGCCCAGGAAATAGTGCGTGTCCATAACGGCTCTATCGCCTTGGATTCGGAGCTGGGACAGGGAACCACGGTAACGGTATTGCTGCCGCTGCATGAGGAAGGAGAGGT
- the yycF gene encoding response regulator YycF: protein MQGKILVVDDEQPIADILKFNLEKEGYEVICAFDGISAVEQAFAEEPDLMLLDLMLPGKDGMDVCREVRTRLDMPIIMLTAKDAEIDKVLGLELGADDYVTKPFSTRELLARVKAHMRRQQKKAPAAIAVSVPEEEENKNGLSLFGLFIDTDMYMVYKDGEPLDLTHREYELVYYMAKNAGRVMTREHLLQAVWGFEYFGDVRTVDVTIRRLREKIEDDPSKPEYILTRRGLGYMMRSPKAGGM, encoded by the coding sequence ATGCAGGGAAAAATTCTGGTCGTTGATGATGAACAACCGATTGCAGATATTCTAAAATTCAATCTCGAAAAAGAAGGCTATGAAGTCATCTGTGCCTTTGACGGCATTAGTGCGGTGGAGCAGGCATTTGCCGAGGAGCCGGATCTGATGCTGCTAGACCTGATGCTGCCCGGCAAGGATGGAATGGATGTGTGCCGCGAAGTGCGCACTCGGCTGGATATGCCGATCATTATGCTGACTGCCAAGGACGCCGAGATCGACAAGGTGCTTGGTTTGGAACTGGGCGCTGATGATTACGTCACCAAGCCATTCAGTACGCGTGAGCTGCTTGCCCGTGTCAAAGCCCATATGCGGCGTCAGCAGAAAAAAGCGCCTGCCGCTATAGCAGTCAGCGTACCGGAAGAAGAAGAGAACAAAAATGGACTGAGTCTGTTCGGTCTGTTTATTGATACAGATATGTATATGGTGTACAAGGACGGCGAACCGCTCGACTTGACCCATCGTGAATATGAGTTGGTGTATTATATGGCAAAAAATGCGGGCCGAGTGATGACCCGCGAGCATTTGTTGCAGGCGGTTTGGGGATTTGAATATTTTGGGGATGTGCGTACCGTTGATGTGACGATTCGCCGCCTGCGCGAGAAGATTGAGGACGATCCGAGCAAGCCGGAGTATATTTTGACGCGGCGCGGACTTGGCTATATGATGCGCAGTCCCAAAGCGGGAGGCATGTAA
- a CDS encoding peptidoglycan DD-metalloendopeptidase family protein, with amino-acid sequence MKGLKGKREADQQAVSQQASQAEQHHPDQPSVGEQDTQSQNWYTLTVDSIRQGKNKMRRRLLVAIGGVVVAGGLVLAGTHYVTANTIPYYVVSVKGQEIGSILNKSDLDKLFTEKRTAYQKKYPDATMVLNTNGITTTEQKAYKAQVDSASTLKQLDGMLTAYAKGVEVVVGDKTVGVVKDQKTIDAALKLVEKTYTQKAEAAAANLSKTSVQKMAKSYAYSKKVNKLESVKINENVTSNEIKANPQKLLSSKQLAKVMLTGVEAPLTYTVQEGDTISSIASSYDISQKEIFSNNPDVKETSLQIGDELTLTVPQPPITVTTVEDYSEQVVTEPAVEIRKSDDMRAGESKVISSGSKGLKRINYRVSKANGQVLREEWVSQEVIKESSPKIIIKGTKVVVGEGSGNFIWPVSGATVTSPYGQRWGHIHKGIDLVGSSSVMSADDGVVTYAGTMTGYGNVIVIDHRNGYETLYGHLSQIDVSTGTVVEQGQHIGVMGNTGRSTGTHLHFEIHSGGALQNPLSYLR; translated from the coding sequence ATGAAAGGTTTGAAAGGTAAACGGGAAGCGGACCAGCAGGCTGTATCACAGCAAGCGTCCCAGGCTGAACAGCATCATCCAGATCAGCCATCCGTCGGGGAACAGGACACTCAATCACAAAACTGGTATACATTGACCGTGGATTCGATCCGTCAGGGGAAAAACAAGATGCGTCGCCGTTTGTTGGTGGCAATCGGTGGCGTTGTTGTCGCTGGTGGACTTGTTTTGGCGGGTACGCATTACGTCACTGCGAATACCATTCCGTATTATGTGGTATCAGTAAAAGGGCAGGAAATTGGCAGTATTTTAAATAAATCCGATCTGGATAAGCTCTTTACTGAGAAACGAACGGCGTATCAGAAAAAATATCCAGATGCGACGATGGTATTGAACACCAATGGCATTACCACTACAGAGCAAAAGGCATACAAAGCACAGGTGGATTCCGCTAGCACGCTCAAGCAGTTAGATGGAATGCTGACCGCTTATGCCAAAGGTGTGGAAGTGGTCGTTGGCGATAAAACGGTAGGTGTGGTCAAAGATCAGAAAACGATCGATGCCGCGCTCAAGCTCGTTGAGAAAACCTATACGCAAAAAGCCGAAGCCGCTGCTGCTAACCTGAGCAAAACGTCGGTACAAAAGATGGCAAAAAGCTATGCGTACAGCAAAAAGGTTAATAAGCTGGAATCCGTTAAAATCAACGAAAACGTTACATCCAACGAAATTAAAGCGAATCCGCAAAAGCTACTGAGCAGCAAGCAACTTGCCAAAGTGATGCTGACTGGTGTGGAAGCACCGCTAACGTATACGGTACAAGAAGGCGATACGATCAGCTCGATCGCGTCTTCTTATGATATTTCACAAAAAGAAATTTTCAGCAATAACCCGGATGTGAAGGAAACATCGCTGCAAATCGGCGATGAATTGACACTTACCGTACCGCAACCGCCGATTACCGTAACGACAGTAGAGGATTATTCTGAGCAGGTTGTAACCGAACCCGCTGTAGAAATCCGTAAAAGCGACGATATGCGTGCAGGCGAATCCAAAGTCATTTCCTCCGGCAGCAAGGGTCTCAAACGCATTAACTACCGTGTGAGCAAAGCCAATGGTCAGGTGCTGCGCGAAGAATGGGTCAGCCAAGAAGTTATCAAGGAATCTTCACCCAAAATCATCATCAAAGGCACCAAAGTCGTTGTCGGCGAAGGTAGCGGTAACTTTATCTGGCCAGTGAGTGGCGCAACCGTGACTAGTCCGTACGGTCAACGCTGGGGACATATCCACAAAGGTATCGACCTCGTTGGCAGCTCATCCGTCATGTCCGCTGATGATGGTGTCGTCACTTATGCAGGCACGATGACCGGCTACGGCAACGTGATCGTCATCGACCATCGTAACGGCTACGAAACGCTGTATGGTCATTTGAGCCAAATCGATGTCAGCACCGGAACCGTCGTGGAGCAAGGCCAACATATCGGCGTCATGGGCAATACCGGTAGATCTACCGGCACCCACCTCCACTTCGAAATCCACAGCGGCGGCGCCCTCCAAAACCCACTCTCTTACCTGCGTTAA
- a CDS encoding adenylosuccinate synthase: protein MSTVVVVGTQWGDEGKGKITDYLSESADVVARYQGGNNAGHTILINEKKYKLTMVPSGIFYEDKACVIGNGMVINPAALIDEINYVHENGFSTKNLTISDRAHVILPYHMVLDLLEEERKGPNKIGTTGKGIGPCYMDKASRVGIRIADLMDAEEFEQKLRHLVKEKNQVITQVYGGQPVDVEQILSDYLGYAEKLRQYVKDTSVVLNDAIDEGKKVLFEGAQGVMLDIDQGTYPFVTSSNPSAGGVCIGSGVGPARIQQVIGVAKAYTTRVGDGPFPTELHDEIGHEIREKGHEYGTVTGRPRRVGWFDTVVVRHARRVSGITGLSLNSLDVLTGLDTVKICTGYKYRGEFITHYPASLKHLAECEAVYEEMPGWSEDITGVKTLDELPETTRNYVNRVSELTGIPIAIFSVGRNREQTNQVAPIYG, encoded by the coding sequence ATGTCAACTGTAGTCGTTGTGGGAACACAATGGGGAGACGAAGGCAAAGGTAAAATTACCGACTATCTTTCGGAGAGCGCGGACGTTGTAGCTCGTTATCAAGGTGGTAACAACGCGGGACATACAATTTTAATCAATGAGAAAAAATATAAATTAACGATGGTGCCATCCGGCATTTTCTACGAAGACAAAGCATGCGTGATCGGTAACGGTATGGTTATCAATCCGGCTGCACTGATCGACGAGATCAACTATGTGCACGAAAACGGCTTTTCTACCAAAAACCTGACCATCAGTGATCGTGCGCACGTGATTTTGCCATATCATATGGTACTCGACCTGTTGGAAGAAGAACGCAAAGGTCCGAACAAAATCGGTACAACTGGTAAAGGGATCGGTCCTTGCTACATGGATAAAGCTTCCCGTGTCGGCATTCGTATCGCCGATCTGATGGACGCCGAAGAGTTCGAGCAAAAGCTGCGCCATCTGGTCAAAGAGAAAAACCAAGTTATCACCCAAGTATACGGTGGTCAACCAGTCGACGTGGAGCAGATCCTGTCCGACTATCTTGGGTATGCCGAGAAGCTGCGTCAGTATGTAAAAGACACATCCGTTGTCCTGAACGACGCAATCGACGAAGGCAAAAAAGTACTGTTTGAAGGCGCACAAGGCGTGATGCTGGACATCGACCAAGGTACGTATCCATTCGTAACCTCGTCCAACCCGTCCGCAGGCGGTGTCTGCATCGGTTCCGGTGTAGGTCCGGCACGCATTCAGCAGGTAATCGGTGTCGCCAAAGCCTACACGACTCGTGTTGGTGATGGTCCATTCCCAACTGAGCTGCATGACGAAATCGGTCATGAAATCCGCGAAAAAGGTCATGAATATGGCACCGTTACTGGTCGTCCGCGTCGTGTCGGCTGGTTCGATACGGTTGTCGTTCGTCACGCTCGTCGCGTAAGTGGGATCACAGGTCTGTCTCTGAACTCGCTGGACGTACTGACAGGTCTGGATACTGTAAAAATCTGCACCGGTTACAAATATCGTGGCGAATTCATCACCCACTACCCTGCTAGCCTGAAACATCTGGCAGAATGTGAAGCAGTATATGAAGAAATGCCGGGCTGGAGCGAAGACATTACTGGCGTGAAAACGCTGGATGAGCTGCCGGAAACGACTCGCAACTATGTAAACCGCGTATCCGAGCTGACTGGTATCCCAATCGCGATCTTCTCCGTTGGTCGCAACCGTGAGCAAACAAATCAAGTTGCTCCGATTTACGGATAA
- a CDS encoding GNAT family N-acetyltransferase: MKLIFIEMNPPIGTDEVPELRATIGWERRDDDYPLLLERCLFYAGCRDEQHRLVAFAYICGTGLQHAYLEDVMVHPDVQRHGIGVRLVQALLNEAAQRQIEIVTVSFTEQHASFYEKCGFTIGKGGVWRNE; the protein is encoded by the coding sequence TTGAAGTTAATTTTCATTGAGATGAATCCCCCCATTGGAACGGACGAAGTGCCGGAGCTAAGAGCAACAATCGGATGGGAACGACGAGATGATGACTATCCATTACTGCTGGAGCGATGCTTATTTTATGCGGGCTGTCGGGACGAGCAACATCGGTTGGTTGCGTTCGCGTATATATGCGGGACGGGCTTGCAGCATGCCTATCTGGAGGATGTGATGGTTCATCCAGATGTGCAGCGGCATGGTATTGGCGTCCGATTGGTACAAGCTTTGCTGAACGAGGCAGCACAGCGACAGATAGAGATCGTCACCGTGTCATTTACGGAACAACATGCTTCATTTTACGAAAAATGCGGTTTTACCATAGGCAAAGGTGGCGTTTGGCGAAATGAGTGA
- a CDS encoding DUF2512 family protein, with protein MMDKIASKMIVNGLVVIASLMFLSNAGFWGSLVTALVLGAIAYVVGDMFILPATNNTIATISDAVLSYLVLWAAVALTGWTMSYYEILLPVVIIGIFEYMFHFWLLRDGIPGRINRAEMNSRA; from the coding sequence ATGATGGACAAGATTGCTTCCAAAATGATCGTAAACGGACTGGTTGTTATCGCTTCACTTATGTTCCTCAGTAACGCAGGCTTCTGGGGATCACTAGTGACAGCACTCGTATTAGGAGCGATTGCTTACGTCGTTGGCGACATGTTTATCCTACCAGCGACAAACAATACCATCGCGACCATATCCGATGCCGTGCTTTCCTATCTTGTGCTATGGGCAGCCGTAGCGCTGACTGGTTGGACAATGTCGTACTATGAGATATTGCTGCCAGTCGTTATTATTGGGATCTTTGAATATATGTTTCACTTCTGGCTGCTTCGCGACGGTATCCCAGGTCGTATCAATCGAGCCGAGATGAATAGCCGCGCCTAA
- the dnaB gene encoding replicative DNA helicase, producing MGGDMFYDRVPPQNLEAEQAVLGAILLQAEALISVMERVDTEDFYDKSHQLIYDAMVNLGEENQPIDLITLTSLLQDRSQLEDIGGVSYLAKLANAVPTAANVDYYAQIIEEKSMLRRLIRTATQIVSEGYTGGEDVGSMLGDAERKILEISNRRTGSGFIAIRDVLMEVFEKVETLSENSGNTTGIPTGFIDLDKMTAGFQRSDLIIVAARPSVGKTAFALNIAQNVAVRAKETVAIFSLEMSAAQLVQRMICAEANLDASVMRTGDFKEEDWMKLTMGIASLSESEIYIDDTPGIMVSEIRAKCRRLQKEKGLGMIVIDYLQLISGRGKAGENRQQEVSEISRTLKQIARELHVPVIALSQLSRGVEQRQDKRPMMSDLRESGSIEQDADIVSFLYRDDYYNQETEKKNIIEIIIAKQRNGPVGTVELVFLKNFNKFVNYERVQSDMFAG from the coding sequence ATGGGCGGCGATATGTTTTACGATCGGGTCCCACCGCAGAATCTAGAGGCGGAACAAGCCGTTCTAGGTGCCATTTTACTGCAAGCTGAAGCGCTGATTAGCGTGATGGAGCGCGTAGATACAGAAGATTTTTACGACAAATCGCACCAACTGATCTACGATGCGATGGTAAATCTGGGGGAAGAAAATCAGCCGATCGACTTGATTACATTGACATCATTGCTGCAAGATCGTTCGCAGCTGGAAGATATCGGCGGCGTTAGCTATTTGGCGAAGCTTGCCAATGCAGTGCCGACCGCAGCTAACGTAGATTATTACGCACAGATCATCGAAGAGAAATCGATGCTGCGCCGTCTGATCCGTACCGCAACGCAGATCGTCAGCGAAGGCTATACTGGTGGCGAAGATGTCGGCAGTATGCTCGGCGATGCGGAGCGCAAGATTCTAGAAATCTCCAACCGTCGTACAGGCAGTGGCTTTATCGCCATTCGTGATGTGCTGATGGAAGTGTTTGAGAAAGTGGAAACACTGAGCGAGAACAGCGGCAACACGACGGGGATTCCGACAGGCTTTATCGATCTGGATAAAATGACGGCTGGTTTCCAGCGCAGTGACTTGATCATCGTGGCGGCGCGTCCGTCCGTTGGTAAAACGGCGTTTGCACTGAATATCGCGCAAAACGTCGCGGTGCGTGCCAAAGAAACAGTTGCCATCTTCAGTCTGGAGATGTCGGCAGCACAGCTTGTACAGCGTATGATCTGTGCCGAAGCGAATCTGGATGCAAGTGTGATGCGTACCGGTGATTTCAAAGAAGAGGACTGGATGAAGCTGACGATGGGCATTGCATCGTTGTCGGAATCAGAAATCTATATCGACGATACACCGGGTATCATGGTATCCGAGATTCGTGCCAAATGCCGTCGTCTGCAAAAGGAAAAAGGTCTGGGTATGATCGTAATCGACTACCTACAGCTGATCTCCGGTCGCGGCAAAGCGGGCGAAAACCGTCAGCAGGAAGTATCCGAAATCTCGCGTACCTTGAAACAGATTGCGCGTGAGCTGCATGTACCAGTAATCGCACTGTCGCAGCTCAGTCGTGGTGTCGAGCAACGTCAGGACAAACGTCCGATGATGTCCGACTTGCGGGAATCCGGCTCGATTGAGCAGGATGCCGATATCGTATCGTTCCTGTACCGCGATGACTACTACAACCAAGAAACCGAGAAAAAGAACATCATCGAGATCATTATCGCCAAACAGCGTAACGGTCCGGTGGGTACGGTCGAACTGGTCTTTTTGAAAAACTTCAACAAATTCGTCAACTACGAGCGTGTCCAATCGGATATGTTCGCTGGATAG
- the rplI gene encoding 50S ribosomal protein L9 has product MKVILLKDVKGTGKKGDIKEVSDGYAQNFLIKNGHAKPATGGNVKILENQTAAVERQKQEEKEAAQALGKTLEELTVQLKAKSGEGGRLFGAITSKQIAEALSKQGHKIDKRKIELDEPIRTLGVTQVSVKLHPEVKATLKVQVTEE; this is encoded by the coding sequence ATGAAAGTCATTTTGCTAAAAGATGTTAAAGGAACTGGTAAAAAAGGGGATATCAAAGAGGTATCCGACGGCTACGCACAAAACTTCCTGATCAAAAATGGTCATGCCAAACCGGCAACTGGTGGTAACGTGAAGATTCTGGAAAACCAAACCGCTGCGGTTGAGCGTCAAAAACAGGAAGAAAAAGAAGCAGCGCAAGCTCTGGGTAAAACGCTGGAAGAACTTACTGTTCAGCTGAAAGCGAAATCCGGCGAAGGCGGTCGTCTGTTCGGCGCGATTACGAGCAAACAGATTGCTGAAGCACTGTCCAAACAGGGACACAAGATCGACAAACGCAAAATCGAACTGGATGAGCCAATCCGTACACTGGGCGTGACCCAAGTATCCGTGAAGCTGCATCCCGAAGTGAAGGCGACGCTCAAAGTTCAGGTCACTGAGGAGTAA
- a CDS encoding DHH family phosphoesterase produces MPNFLLNRWHGYRSVWASLLMLVLVVMVSWFNWIVGLVALCAVIVFAAVLVRSELAFRRELDEYIAGLSFRIRRVEEEAVSTLPFGLVLYDNKFSIEWHNRYIAGLFGRKTLVGTPLDECFHDFQEQYKKARDSRKEAAREKEAIKEVRFELEHDARTLECIVLPDERLIYVQDITEFANLRDRHEEERLAVGVVLLDNFDEASQGMDDQQRTSLIARVATRITDWAKHYQIYVRRLSSERYLLLLNQKSLRELEQSRFVILDEIREMTADLKVPLTLSIGVGFGTETISELGELAQSSLDMALGRGGDQAAVKADQRLSFYGGKSNAIEKRTRVRARVIAHALRDLMLDSDQVLVMGHKIPDMDVIGACIGVLKAADMYEVEAYIVLDGVNPSIERMMERISNDERLSVHFITPEEALNIMTEQTLMIVVDTHKASMTIEPKLVERARRVVVVDHHRRGEEFINDAVLVYLEPYASSTCELVTELLQYIHDKVQFTTLEATSLLAGITVDTKHFALHTGSRTFEAAGFLRRNGADTVMVQQMMKEELSEYIAKAEIIKQTRIIHDHIALAVTSPGEKVPQLLIAQVADSLLNMSNVHASFVISERVDGLIGISARSLGKMNVQVVMERLGGGGHLTNAAVQLDGTAAEAETRLLQVLDQMNEEEGLFE; encoded by the coding sequence ATGCCTAATTTTTTGCTAAACCGCTGGCACGGTTATCGGTCGGTATGGGCATCGCTGCTCATGCTGGTTCTAGTTGTCATGGTGTCATGGTTCAACTGGATCGTAGGTCTGGTAGCGCTGTGTGCGGTCATCGTGTTCGCAGCGGTGCTGGTGCGTTCGGAGCTTGCGTTCAGGCGGGAGCTAGATGAGTATATCGCCGGTCTGTCGTTTCGGATTCGACGTGTCGAGGAGGAAGCGGTCAGCACGCTTCCGTTCGGTCTGGTTTTGTATGATAATAAATTTTCGATTGAATGGCATAATCGTTATATCGCTGGTTTGTTTGGCCGCAAAACGCTGGTCGGCACACCGCTGGACGAATGCTTTCATGATTTTCAGGAACAGTATAAAAAGGCTAGAGACAGCCGCAAAGAAGCTGCACGCGAGAAGGAAGCGATCAAGGAAGTTCGCTTTGAGCTGGAGCATGATGCACGCACGTTGGAATGTATCGTGCTGCCGGATGAGCGGTTGATCTATGTGCAGGATATTACTGAGTTTGCGAATTTGCGTGATCGCCATGAGGAAGAACGCTTGGCGGTCGGCGTCGTGCTGCTGGATAACTTTGACGAGGCTTCCCAAGGCATGGACGATCAACAGCGCACCAGTCTGATTGCACGCGTGGCTACACGCATCACAGACTGGGCGAAGCATTATCAGATCTATGTGCGCCGTCTATCATCAGAGCGCTATCTGCTGCTGCTGAATCAGAAATCGCTGCGCGAGCTAGAGCAGAGCCGGTTTGTCATTTTGGACGAAATTCGCGAAATGACTGCTGATCTGAAAGTGCCGCTGACACTTAGTATCGGTGTTGGCTTTGGTACAGAAACGATCAGCGAGCTGGGCGAACTGGCACAATCCAGTCTGGATATGGCGCTTGGACGCGGTGGCGATCAGGCGGCAGTCAAGGCGGATCAGCGTTTGTCGTTCTACGGCGGCAAATCGAATGCGATTGAGAAACGGACACGTGTACGCGCACGGGTTATCGCCCATGCGCTGCGTGATCTGATGCTGGATAGTGACCAAGTGCTGGTCATGGGTCACAAAATTCCAGACATGGACGTCATCGGCGCATGTATCGGTGTGCTCAAGGCTGCCGATATGTACGAGGTTGAAGCGTACATTGTGCTGGATGGCGTTAATCCGTCGATTGAACGCATGATGGAGCGCATTTCCAATGATGAGCGTTTGTCGGTGCATTTCATTACACCGGAAGAAGCGCTCAATATTATGACCGAGCAGACGCTGATGATCGTGGTCGATACGCATAAGGCGTCGATGACGATTGAACCGAAGCTGGTGGAGCGAGCGCGCCGCGTAGTGGTGGTGGATCACCATCGCCGCGGTGAGGAGTTTATTAACGATGCGGTGCTGGTGTATCTGGAGCCGTATGCGTCATCTACCTGCGAATTGGTCACAGAGCTGCTGCAATATATTCATGACAAGGTACAATTCACCACGCTGGAAGCGACATCGCTATTGGCAGGTATTACGGTCGATACGAAGCATTTTGCCCTGCATACGGGTTCGCGTACCTTTGAGGCGGCAGGCTTCCTACGCCGCAATGGAGCCGATACGGTGATGGTTCAGCAGATGATGAAGGAAGAATTGTCTGAATATATTGCCAAAGCGGAGATTATTAAGCAAACGCGCATTATCCACGATCATATTGCACTGGCAGTTACGTCTCCGGGCGAAAAGGTGCCGCAGTTGCTCATTGCACAGGTCGCGGATTCGCTGTTAAATATGAGTAATGTCCATGCTTCGTTTGTGATTAGCGAACGTGTGGATGGCCTGATCGGCATCAGTGCTCGCTCGCTCGGCAAGATGAATGTACAGGTCGTGATGGAACGATTGGGCGGTGGCGGTCATTTGACCAATGCGGCTGTTCAACTCGACGGTACGGCTGCCGAAGCGGAAACGCGGCTGTTGCAAGTATTGGATCAAATGAATGAGGAAGAGGGGTTATTTGAATGA